A region from the Sorex araneus isolate mSorAra2 chromosome 6, mSorAra2.pri, whole genome shotgun sequence genome encodes:
- the SNURF gene encoding SNRPN upstream reading frame protein produces the protein MERARDRLHLRRTTEQHVPEVEVQVKRRRTASLSNQECQLYPRRSQQQQVPVVDFQAELRQAFLAETPRGG, from the exons ATGGAGCGGGCCAG GGACCGCTTACACCTGAGACGGACTACAGAACAGCACGTACCAGAGGTGGAAGTCCAGGTCAAACGTAGGAGGACAGCCTCTCTGAGCAATCAAGA GTGTCAGCTGTACCCAAGGCGATCTCAACAGCAACAAGTACCTGTGGTGGATTTCCAAGCAGAACTGAGACAGGCATTCTTAGCTGAGACACCAAGAGGTGGTTAA